A genomic region of Melanotaenia boesemani isolate fMelBoe1 chromosome 13, fMelBoe1.pri, whole genome shotgun sequence contains the following coding sequences:
- the rbm15 gene encoding RNA-binding protein 15: MKGKERSPIKKRSRALEDIRERGGCHPTSKKMGALSISSGSNNGNNSTKNDGSSTRRSLLGEKRDRDFDGHSRTGNNHSCQSAAASSVGKNHSLSLTLDLASPRTTSRGEQRVQPPNAESEYKTLKISDLGTQLSDEDIEDGLFHEFKKFGDVSVKISRSNDERIAFVNFRKPEDARAAKHARGRLVLYDRPLKIEAVYVNRRRSRSPVERELYGAAQSHRHLQRPLSPPGLGYRDYRLQQLALGRLPPPPPPPLPRELERDREFALFEARARPAFIAERAAFREEDFISPEDDQRANRTLFLGNLDITVTEADLRRAFDRFGVITEVDIKRPTRGQTSTYGFLKFENLDMAHRAKLSMSGKIVGRNPIKIGYGKATPTTRLWVGGLGPWVPLAALAREFDRFGTIRTIDYRKGDTWAYIQYESLDAAQAAWTHMRGFPLGGPERRLRVDFADTEHRYQQQFLQPLPIPPFDMVAESFVHRATPEPLRVRDRTPPPLHFRDRELFPGTEWPNPAIRERIRASPFEPLEHLERDRRTRDPWSLEQELQARDPTRKRRLMEDGRHLEHSPDSTERTVRRRRASPEGSPGGSSRDGGRFSDSERPLRGERGSPARERHSSVERGVAERRLKSQILSEKGPSGSALLAVGERKRKAVDGGKGPAKRERSESSAKGGQPSKPDGTKLSLAWRGMLLLKNSNFPANMHLLEGDHGVASDLLVDSTTGRQVSELKITQRLRLDQPKLDEVSRRIKVAGPGGYAVLLAVPGATEDTSSSDPAASTQRPLRNLVSYLNQKQAAGVISLPVGGSRDKDNTGVLHAFPPCDFSQQFLDSSAKALAKSEEDYLVMIVVRGAS, encoded by the coding sequence ATGAAAGGCAAAGAGCGGTCGCCGATTAAAAAACGCTCCCGGGCCTTGGAAGACATACGAGAGAGGGGAGGATGCCATCCGACCAGCAAGAAAATGGGGGCTCTCTCCATTTCCAGTGGGAGCAATAACGGTAACAACTCCACCAAAAACGACGGCAGCTCGACAAGACGGAGTCTGCTCGGTGAAAAAAGAGACAGGGACTTCGACGGTCATAGTAGGACTGGAAATAATCACAGCTGTCAGTCTGCTGCTGCTAGCTCCGTCGGTAAAAACCATAGCCTGAGCCTGACGCTGGATTTAGCCTCACCGAGGACCACCTCGCGGGGGGAGCAGCGTGTTCAGCCGCCCAACGCTGAGAGTGAGTACAAAACGCTCAAAATCAGCGATCTTGGCACTCAGTTGAGCGATGAGGATATAGAAGATGGGCTATTTCACGAATTCAAGAAATTCGGCGACGTGAGTGTTAAAATAAGCCGCAGCAACGATGAACGGATAGCGTTCGTTAATTTCAGGAAGCCGGAGGACGCCAGAGCTGCTAAACACGCCAGAGGTCGGCTTGTGCTGTACGACCGGCCGCTGAAGATCGAGGCAGTATACGTTAACAGGAGGAGAAGCCGCTCCCCTGTGGAGAGGGAATTATATGGTGCAGCTCAAAGTCACAGACATTTGCAAAGACCCCTCTCGCCCCCTGGGCTTGGATACAGAGACTACCGGCTGCAGCAGCTGGCTTTGGGACGACTGCCTCCTCCTCCGCCACCCCCACTGCCTAGAGAATTGGAGCGGGACAGAGAGTTTGCCCTGTTTGAAGCCAGGGCACGTCCAGCTTTCATTGCAGAGCGAGCAGCCTTTCGTGAAGAGGATTTTATATCTCCAGAAGATGACCAAAGAGCCAATAGGACATTGTTTTTAGGCAACCTGGACATTACTGTTACAGAAGCAGATCTGAGGAGAGCTTTTGATAGGTTTGGAGTCATAACAGAAGTGGACATTAAAAGACCTACTCGAGGACAAACCAGTACATATGGATTTCTGAAATTTGAGAACCTTGACATGGCTCATCGTGCTAAGCTTAGTATGTCTGGCAAAATAGTGGGTCGTAACCCTATAAAGATAGGTTATGGGAAAGCAACGCCCACTACGCGTTTGTGGGTGGGTGGACTTGGGCCCTGGGTACCTTTAGCTGCTCTGGCCAGAGAGTTTGACCGTTTTGGCACGATAAGGACCATAGATTACAGAAAAGGAGACACTTGGGCCTACATTCAGTATGAAAGTTTAGATGCTGCACAAGCAGCTTGGACTCACATGAGGGGCTTCCCGCTTGGAGGACCAGAAAGAAGACTTAGAGTGGACTTTGCAGACACTGAGCACCGTTACCAGCAGCAGTTCCTGCAGCCTCTCCCTATACCACCGTTTGACATGGTGGCTGAGTCATTTGTCCACCGGGCAACACCAGAACCTCTTAGGGTTAGAGATCGGACTCCACCGCCTCTTCATTTTAGAGACAGAGAGCTCTTTCCTGGAACTGAGTGGCCCAACCCAGCTATACGTGAACGGATACGGGCGTCACCTTTTGAGCCTCTGGAACATTTGGAACGGGATCGACGGACACGGGATCCTTGGTCTTTGGAACAAGAGCTCCAGGCACGAGACCCTACACGCAAACGGCGTTTAATGGAGGACGGGCGTCATCTGGAACACAGTCCTGACAGCACGGAGAGGACAGTAAGACGGAGACGTGCTTCTCCAGAAGGCAGCCCTGGAGGCAGCAGCAGGGATGGAGGGCGCTTCAGTGACTCAGAGCGCCCCCTGAGAGGTGAGAGAGGGTCCCCAGCAAGAGAACGTCACAGTAGCGTGGAAAGAGGGGTAGCTGAACGGAGACTGAAAAGCCAGATTCTTTCAGAGAAGGGACCATCAGGCAGCGCTCTTTTAGCAGTTGGAGAGCGCAAGCGAAAGGCGGTCGATGGCGGTAAAGGGCCCGCCAAGAGAGAACGTTCTGAAAGCAGTGCTAAAGGAGGTCAGCCATCCAAGCCAGATGGCACTAAACTGAGTTTGGCTTGGCGTGGCATGCTGCTCCTGAAGAACAGCAACTTCCCAGCCAACATGCACCTGCTGGAGGGGGACCATGGCGTAGCCAGCGACCTACTTGTCGACAGCACCACAGGAAGGCAGGTGAGCGAGCTAAAGATCACGCAGCGTCTTCGTCTGGACCAGCCCAAGCTTGATGAGGTGTCCCGGCGTATCAAGGTGGCAGGTCCTGGTGGCTATGCCGTCCTGTTGGCAGTTCCTGGAGCCACAGAGGATACATCTTCATCTGACCCAGCAGCATCAACCCAGCGGCCGCTTCGCAACCTGGTGTCCTACCTCAACCAAAAACAAGCAGCTGGAGTCATCAGCCTGCCTGTGGGAGGGAGCAGAGATAAAGACAACACAGGGGTTCTTCATGCTTTCCCCCCCTGCGATTTCTCCCAGCAGTTCCTGGATTCCTCTGCCAAAGCTCTGGCAAAAAGCGAAGAGGACTATCTGGTCATGATTGTGGTTCGTGgtgcatcttaa